In Candidatus Riesia pediculicola, the following are encoded in one genomic region:
- the nrdA gene encoding class 1a ribonucleoside-diphosphate reductase subunit alpha, translating to MKYNFLVTKRNGDLEKIDLKKIKRLITLSADGLQGISISKIQDLSCIQFYNKIQTKLIHQIIIKTSADLISTKIPDYQYLSARLAISYLRKDAYGEFNPPKLYQHVKNMVSIGKYDYRLLEDYSVEEFQKMDQFINHLRDMNFCYAAVKQLEGKYLVKDRVTGKIYESAQFLYILVSACLFSIYPKDVRLIYVKRFYDAISTFKISLPTPIMAGIRTPTRQFSSCVLIECDDSLDSINATASSIVKYVSQRAGIGINAGRIRAIGSPIRQGEAFHTGCIPFYKYFQAAVKSCSQGGIRGGAATIFYPIWHLEVESLLVLKNNRGVESNRVRHLDYAVQINKLMYERLIRGEEITLFSPSDVPDLYSCFFSDQDKFENLYKKYELDQNIRKKRVKAVDLFSKMMQERSSTGRTYIQNVDHCNTHSPFDSKIAPIRQSNLCLEVLLPTHPLYNINDQEGEIALCTLSAFNLGEIRSLEELEDLSDLIVRALDALLDYQDYPILAAKKSSISRRTLGIGVINYAYYLAKNHVKYSDSSANNLTHKTFEAIQYYLLKASNQLAKEKGACSWFHHTNYSKGILPIDNYKKSLDHLTSEPLHYDWKSLRERIKKYGLRNSTLSAVMPSETSSQISNATNGIEPPRGFMSIKVSKDGILRQIVPEYDRLKKKYELLWEMPNNIGYLQLVGIIQKFVDQSISANTNYDPSKFYRNQIPMNHLLKDLLLAYKYGIKTLYYHNTRDGSDKIQEKSESIIENSMDESCSSHACKV from the coding sequence ATGAAATATAATTTTTTGGTTACTAAAAGAAATGGAGATTTAGAAAAGATAGATCTTAAAAAAATAAAAAGGTTAATCACTTTATCTGCGGATGGGTTACAAGGAATTTCTATTTCTAAAATACAAGATCTTTCTTGTATTCAATTTTATAATAAAATTCAAACTAAACTAATTCATCAAATTATCATTAAAACATCTGCAGATTTGATATCTACCAAAATACCAGATTATCAATATCTTTCTGCTAGGTTAGCGATTTCTTATTTGAGAAAAGATGCATATGGAGAATTCAATCCTCCAAAATTATATCAACATGTAAAAAATATGGTTAGTATTGGAAAATATGATTATAGATTACTAGAAGATTATTCCGTAGAAGAATTTCAAAAAATGGATCAGTTTATTAATCATTTAAGAGATATGAATTTTTGTTATGCAGCAGTTAAACAATTGGAAGGAAAATATCTAGTTAAAGATCGAGTCACAGGAAAAATTTATGAAAGTGCTCAATTTCTTTATATTTTAGTATCTGCTTGTCTTTTTTCAATATACCCTAAGGACGTTAGGTTGATTTATGTGAAACGTTTTTATGATGCAATCTCTACATTTAAAATATCGCTTCCTACACCTATCATGGCAGGAATCAGAACTCCAACTCGTCAATTTAGTTCTTGTGTTTTAATAGAATGTGATGATAGTTTGGATTCAATAAATGCCACGGCTAGTTCTATTGTGAAATATGTTTCACAAAGAGCAGGAATAGGAATCAATGCTGGTCGTATTCGTGCAATTGGAAGTCCTATTCGACAAGGAGAAGCATTTCACACAGGATGTATACCATTTTATAAATATTTTCAAGCAGCTGTAAAATCATGTTCTCAAGGAGGAATTCGTGGAGGTGCAGCAACCATATTCTATCCAATTTGGCATCTAGAAGTTGAAAGTCTATTGGTCTTAAAGAACAATAGAGGAGTTGAGAGTAATCGAGTTCGTCATCTAGATTATGCTGTACAAATTAATAAACTAATGTATGAGAGATTGATTAGAGGAGAAGAAATCACTTTATTTAGTCCTTCTGACGTTCCAGACCTGTATTCTTGTTTTTTTTCAGATCAAGATAAATTTGAGAACCTTTATAAAAAATATGAATTAGATCAGAATATTCGTAAAAAGAGAGTAAAAGCGGTAGATCTGTTTTCTAAAATGATGCAAGAACGGTCTTCTACCGGAAGAACATATATTCAAAATGTTGATCATTGCAACACGCATAGTCCATTTGACTCAAAGATTGCTCCGATTCGACAATCAAATTTATGTCTAGAAGTTCTTCTTCCAACTCATCCTTTATATAATATTAACGATCAGGAAGGAGAAATTGCATTATGTACTCTTTCTGCTTTCAATTTAGGTGAAATTCGTTCTCTAGAGGAATTAGAAGACCTTTCTGATCTAATTGTTAGAGCACTAGACGCATTATTAGATTACCAAGATTACCCAATATTGGCTGCCAAAAAAAGTTCTATTAGTCGTCGAACGCTAGGAATTGGTGTTATAAATTATGCTTATTATCTAGCTAAAAATCACGTAAAATATTCAGATAGCAGTGCAAACAACTTAACTCATAAAACATTTGAAGCTATTCAATATTATCTTTTAAAAGCTTCGAATCAATTAGCAAAAGAGAAAGGTGCTTGCTCTTGGTTTCATCATACCAATTATTCAAAAGGCATTTTGCCGATAGATAATTACAAAAAATCTCTAGATCATCTAACTTCTGAACCTTTACATTATGACTGGAAATCTTTAAGAGAAAGAATTAAAAAGTATGGTTTAAGGAACTCTACTTTATCAGCTGTTATGCCTTCTGAAACATCCTCACAAATTTCTAATGCTACTAATGGAATAGAACCTCCTAGAGGATTTATGAGCATAAAAGTGTCAAAAGATGGAATTCTTCGTCAAATAGTACCTGAGTATGATCGACTTAAGAAAAAATACGAGCTTTTATGGGAAATGCCAAATAATATAGGATATTTGCAATTAGTTGGAATCATACAAAAGTTTGTTGATCAATCCATTTCAGCTAATACAAATTACGATCCTTCTAAATTTTATAGAAATCAGATTCCAATGAATCATCTTTTAAAGGATTTATTATTGGCATATAAATATGGAATCAAAACACTTTACTATCACAATACTCGGGATGGATCGGATAAAATACAAGAAAAATCTGAGAGTATTATAGAAAATAGTATGGA
- the ubiG gene encoding bifunctional 2-polyprenyl-6-hydroxyphenol methylase/3-demethylubiquinol 3-O-methyltransferase UbiG, with protein MSFEKKNVDFDEIKKFDKSYFDFYKKSGMYFFLYKMNTLRLEFILDCCNGLFGKKILDVGCGGGILSESMTKKGGIVTGIDMSKKMLEIAKFQASKKKMKISYLLETIEQHVKKNRNKYDIITCMEMLEHVPNPKSIVLSCNKLIKKGGHVLFSTINRSIKSWFFLIFFAEKILKIFPKNTHNVQKFISPCELLDWIDQTKMKEKHIIGLNYNFFLNKFYFRDNLDINYMIHAVSS; from the coding sequence ATGAGCTTTGAAAAAAAAAATGTAGATTTCGATGAAATTAAAAAGTTCGATAAATCTTATTTCGACTTTTATAAAAAGTCTGGTATGTATTTTTTTTTATATAAGATGAACACATTACGTCTAGAGTTTATTTTGGATTGTTGTAATGGGTTATTTGGCAAAAAAATACTTGATGTTGGATGTGGTGGAGGAATTTTATCAGAAAGTATGACCAAAAAAGGGGGAATTGTAACAGGAATCGATATGTCAAAAAAAATGTTGGAAATTGCCAAGTTTCAAGCATCTAAAAAAAAAATGAAAATTAGTTATCTATTAGAGACTATAGAACAACATGTAAAAAAGAATAGAAATAAATATGATATAATAACTTGCATGGAAATGTTAGAACATGTTCCAAATCCTAAAAGTATAGTTTTATCTTGTAATAAGTTAATAAAAAAAGGAGGACATGTATTATTTTCTACGATTAATAGAAGCATAAAGTCTTGGTTTTTTTTGATTTTTTTTGCTGAGAAAATTCTAAAAATTTTCCCAAAAAACACCCACAATGTACAAAAATTCATTTCACCTTGTGAATTACTAGACTGGATCGATCAAACTAAAATGAAAGAGAAACACATAATTGGTCTGAACTATAATTTTTTTTTGAATAAATTTTATTTCAGAGATAATTTAGACATCAATTATATGATTCATGCTGTTTCTTCCTAG